Proteins from one Terriglobus tenax genomic window:
- a CDS encoding HAD-IIB family hydrolase, whose product MKRPRLIAIDIDGTLLPPEGRITPRATEALLRAEQAGIHIAIATGRRHCYALRVLREVGLGVHNTLISSNGAVLRDFNHQLLHRSTLALDTSLWLTQHLLDYRDTLVMTFDLVGPDGEDERGALVVEHLDHLHQSIERWMIANEPYIARIDPIEDALTGNEPIQAMLCGTIAHMQQAEAHLLSHEHVYATNHDPLERLHTARIAIHRTEYAERDLCIVDILPAGCSKGIAITRLAQDLNIPIEDTLAIGDNWNDLSMLQAAGSAALMSNAPPELRTLAQRNGWPILPPHSQDGVAWLIENLLATAQ is encoded by the coding sequence GTGAAACGACCCCGCCTCATCGCCATCGACATCGACGGAACTCTTCTGCCGCCAGAGGGCCGCATTACGCCACGCGCCACGGAAGCTCTCCTCCGCGCCGAACAGGCAGGCATCCACATCGCCATCGCCACCGGACGCCGCCACTGCTACGCCCTGCGCGTCCTGCGCGAGGTCGGCCTCGGTGTCCACAACACCCTCATCTCCTCCAACGGAGCCGTGCTGCGCGATTTCAATCACCAGTTGCTGCATCGGTCGACCCTGGCGCTCGACACCTCTCTCTGGCTCACACAGCACCTGCTCGACTACCGGGATACCCTCGTCATGACCTTTGACCTCGTCGGCCCCGACGGAGAAGACGAACGTGGCGCCCTGGTCGTCGAGCACCTGGATCACCTGCACCAGTCCATCGAGCGCTGGATGATCGCCAACGAACCCTACATCGCACGCATCGACCCCATCGAAGATGCCCTCACCGGCAATGAACCCATCCAGGCCATGCTCTGCGGCACCATCGCCCACATGCAACAGGCTGAAGCCCATCTGCTCTCGCACGAGCATGTCTACGCCACCAACCACGACCCCCTCGAGCGGTTGCACACGGCGCGCATCGCCATCCACCGCACCGAATACGCGGAACGTGATCTCTGCATCGTCGATATTCTGCCTGCCGGCTGCTCCAAGGGCATCGCAATCACTCGCCTGGCCCAGGATCTCAATATCCCCATCGAAGACACGCTCGCCATCGGCGACAACTGGAACGATCTCTCCATGCTGCAGGCCGCAGGCTCCGCCGCGCTTATGTCCAATGCCCCTCCGGAGCTGCGTACCCTGGCACAGCGGAACGGCTGGCCCATCCTGCCCCCACACTCCCAGGACGGCGTCGCGTGGCTGATCGAAAACCTGCTCGCCACGGCACAATAG
- a CDS encoding DMT family transporter, with amino-acid sequence MAPTHNRASGFLACATAGAFWGMGFYFGKIALAEMAVGHMVFYRFFFAVLAMLPVLCLHRPGLNRSQWGILLLGAFLGIPVQFLLQFKGLSLTTVSHAALMVGMMPVILAVGATLFAHERLDWIGWVSLVVSTTGAGLIALGSRHSHAAGDPSLAGDLLVVLSLVIALFWILCNKRLMATHSALIVTAYSLFSGLLMLALIVPAMYGLPPVHGISLKTWLALAASGVLCTAASTFLWNYGITHIPASQAGVFLNMEPLIGSILGIVLLGESLGPTGITGGILILVAAITLTTKSEARTKEPDCIPT; translated from the coding sequence ATGGCTCCCACACACAACCGGGCCTCCGGATTTCTGGCCTGCGCCACCGCGGGCGCCTTCTGGGGCATGGGTTTCTACTTCGGCAAGATCGCCCTGGCGGAGATGGCCGTCGGCCACATGGTTTTCTACCGCTTCTTCTTTGCCGTGCTGGCCATGCTGCCTGTGCTCTGCCTGCATCGCCCGGGTCTGAACCGCTCCCAGTGGGGAATACTGCTTCTCGGTGCCTTCCTCGGCATTCCAGTACAGTTCCTGCTCCAGTTCAAGGGCCTGTCACTCACCACCGTCTCCCATGCCGCTCTGATGGTCGGGATGATGCCCGTCATCCTGGCGGTGGGCGCCACCCTGTTCGCGCACGAACGGCTGGACTGGATCGGCTGGGTCTCGCTGGTCGTCTCCACCACCGGAGCAGGCCTGATCGCCCTCGGCAGCCGTCACAGCCATGCCGCCGGTGACCCCAGTCTCGCAGGCGACCTGCTCGTGGTTCTGTCGCTGGTCATCGCGCTCTTCTGGATCCTCTGCAACAAGCGCCTTATGGCCACCCACTCCGCGCTGATTGTCACTGCCTACAGTCTCTTCAGCGGCCTCCTGATGCTCGCCCTGATCGTTCCGGCGATGTACGGCCTTCCACCCGTCCACGGCATCTCGCTTAAGACGTGGCTGGCTCTGGCCGCCAGCGGAGTGCTCTGTACCGCTGCCTCCACCTTCCTGTGGAACTACGGCATCACTCACATCCCCGCCTCACAGGCCGGTGTCTTCCTCAACATGGAGCCGCTCATCGGCTCCATCCTGGGCATCGTCCTTCTCGGAGAATCCCTCGGTCCCACCGGCATTACCGGCGGCATCCTCATTCTTGTCGCTGCCATAACCCTCACCACCAAGTCTGAAGCCCGCACCAAGGAGCCCGACTGCATCCCCACCTAG
- a CDS encoding HAD family hydrolase — protein sequence MSKNSLVLPEGNFQAYLFDMDGTIADSMPLHYLSWRQAVEEAGGTFPEDLFYAWGGVPLIGVVENLNKHFGYKLDPPAVAHRKESIYLSMLDQVTAVPSVLECILAAHGKIPFAIVSGSPRDSIRRTLTTLNLLDYFPVIIGAEDYTLGKPNPEPFLTAAKRLHIDPSTCLVFEDADAGIRSAEAAGMQWVRVPISVPSHQY from the coding sequence ATGAGCAAGAATTCACTCGTTCTCCCCGAAGGAAACTTTCAGGCCTATCTCTTCGATATGGACGGCACCATTGCCGACAGCATGCCGCTGCACTATCTCTCCTGGCGGCAGGCAGTCGAAGAAGCTGGTGGCACCTTTCCCGAAGACCTCTTCTACGCCTGGGGTGGAGTTCCCCTCATCGGCGTGGTTGAGAACCTGAACAAGCACTTCGGCTATAAGCTCGATCCGCCCGCCGTCGCCCACCGCAAGGAATCGATCTACCTTTCCATGCTCGATCAGGTCACCGCCGTGCCCTCCGTTCTCGAGTGCATCCTCGCGGCACATGGCAAGATTCCTTTTGCCATCGTCTCCGGTTCTCCCCGCGACTCCATCCGCCGCACCCTCACCACTCTGAACCTGCTCGACTACTTCCCCGTCATCATCGGCGCGGAAGACTACACCCTCGGCAAGCCCAATCCCGAACCCTTTCTCACCGCCGCAAAACGGTTGCATATCGATCCTTCCACCTGCCTTGTCTTTGAGGATGCCGACGCCGGCATCCGGTCCGCAGAAGCCGCCGGAATGCAGTGGGTCCGCGTACCCATCTCCGTCCCCTCCCATCAATACTGA
- a CDS encoding TetR/AcrR family transcriptional regulator, with product MTTTKTQKSEETRALILSTALALFREQGFDKTTMREIAAEAGVALGATYYYFASKDALVLAFYAQSQADLEPRLNEVLAQKHKNLQARLHALITAKLDYFRPNRSLLSALAAHTNPGHSLSPFSEDSRQIRERDILSFQQALDADKIKYPTDLAPHLPAVLWIYQMGIILYWVYDQSPAQRRTHKLLEKSLPLVTRLIQLSSLPLMRPLRKLAVELLETIYGPE from the coding sequence ATGACAACCACCAAGACACAGAAATCCGAAGAGACGCGAGCGCTGATCCTTTCCACCGCGCTCGCGCTCTTCCGCGAACAGGGCTTCGACAAGACCACCATGCGCGAGATCGCCGCCGAGGCCGGTGTCGCTCTCGGAGCGACCTATTACTATTTCGCGTCGAAAGACGCGCTCGTCCTCGCCTTCTACGCGCAGTCGCAGGCAGACCTGGAACCGCGGCTCAACGAAGTTCTCGCACAGAAGCACAAGAACCTGCAGGCCCGGCTGCACGCGCTCATCACCGCCAAGCTGGACTACTTCCGACCCAACCGGTCGCTGCTCTCGGCCCTGGCCGCGCACACCAACCCCGGTCACTCGCTCTCGCCCTTCAGCGAAGACTCCCGACAAATCCGCGAGCGCGACATCCTCAGCTTCCAGCAGGCGCTCGACGCCGACAAGATCAAGTACCCCACCGACCTGGCGCCGCACCTGCCGGCCGTGCTCTGGATCTACCAGATGGGCATCATCCTCTACTGGGTCTACGACCAGTCACCCGCGCAGCGCCGCACTCACAAGCTGCTGGAAAAATCCCTGCCGCTGGTCACACGCCTCATCCAGCTCTCCTCACTGCCGCTGATGCGCCCCCTGCGCAAGCTCGCCGTGGAGCTGCTGGAAACCATCTACGGCCCCGAGTAG
- a CDS encoding DinB family protein — MANDLATTFLAFSDRRMGLAVKNIHDCLARLSDDQLWQRGGDHENSIANLLLHLAGNIRQWIMHGVDGQPDVRQRDEEFALNVRLPREAVLRIFDTTLEEARAVIATLPLDDLMSVTDPQPGGGWGAVTKLEAIYLVVGHLHQHTGQIILLTKQMTHADLDLTTPRKR; from the coding sequence ATGGCAAACGACCTCGCCACCACCTTCCTCGCCTTCTCCGACCGCCGCATGGGGCTCGCCGTGAAGAACATTCACGACTGCCTCGCTCGCCTCAGCGATGACCAACTCTGGCAGCGCGGCGGAGACCACGAGAACTCCATCGCCAACCTGCTGCTCCATCTGGCAGGCAATATCCGCCAGTGGATCATGCACGGCGTCGACGGTCAGCCGGATGTCCGCCAGCGCGATGAAGAGTTCGCGCTCAACGTACGTCTGCCCCGCGAAGCCGTCCTGCGCATCTTCGACACCACGCTGGAGGAAGCCCGTGCGGTCATCGCCACGCTGCCGCTGGATGATCTGATGTCCGTTACCGACCCGCAGCCCGGCGGCGGCTGGGGAGCCGTCACCAAGCTTGAAGCCATCTACCTCGTCGTCGGCCACCTGCACCAGCACACCGGGCAGATCATCCTGCTCACCAAGCAGATGACACACGCCGACCTCGACCTGACCACCCCGCGCAAGCGCTAG
- a CDS encoding VWA domain-containing protein, translating to MNMREFIRLALVGMLGVVLCGSAAAQQAPGDDSGPVQQNDGIVLKKKQPKEDAPPPPPAPEEEKIKNPKGMDMPVIRVNTSVVTVDVSVLLDKNRQFVPGLKPGNFRVTEDGVDQNISDLRTMKAPITAVMLLEFAANNWFFIQDMQNTAAAFFRSLKEDDYIAVVTYDLRTRILTDFTKDKMTTLQALQTLTIPGFSDTNMFDALYETLDRVSRIEGRKYIILIGSGRDTFSKITLDTILKKVKATPNVTIFSIGTGQLVRTLAEPGMGGIQRLDYLQADNQMKTFASMTGGLSFFPQFQGALPDIFASINDSIRNQYVLSYKPSNMKQDGTYRKIKVTLVDNEGRPLKMVDEKGKQLKYSVIARDGYTARREVE from the coding sequence ATGAACATGCGTGAATTTATCCGTTTGGCTTTGGTTGGGATGCTGGGTGTGGTGTTGTGCGGTTCTGCCGCGGCGCAGCAGGCGCCGGGGGATGACAGCGGGCCGGTGCAACAGAACGACGGCATTGTGCTGAAAAAGAAGCAGCCGAAGGAAGATGCTCCGCCACCTCCTCCTGCCCCGGAAGAGGAGAAGATCAAGAACCCGAAGGGCATGGATATGCCCGTGATCCGTGTGAATACCTCCGTGGTGACGGTGGACGTGAGCGTTCTGCTGGATAAGAACCGCCAGTTTGTGCCGGGGCTGAAGCCGGGCAATTTCCGCGTAACGGAAGATGGCGTGGACCAGAACATCAGCGATCTGCGAACGATGAAGGCTCCCATTACGGCGGTGATGCTGCTGGAGTTTGCCGCTAACAACTGGTTCTTCATCCAGGACATGCAGAACACGGCCGCGGCCTTCTTCCGTTCGCTGAAGGAAGATGACTATATTGCCGTGGTGACCTATGACCTGCGCACGCGCATTTTGACCGACTTTACCAAGGACAAAATGACGACGCTACAGGCGCTGCAGACGCTGACGATTCCGGGCTTCAGCGATACGAACATGTTCGACGCGCTGTACGAGACGCTGGACCGTGTGAGCCGGATTGAGGGCCGCAAGTACATCATCCTGATTGGCAGCGGCCGCGACACGTTCTCAAAGATCACGCTGGACACCATTCTGAAGAAGGTGAAGGCGACGCCGAATGTGACGATCTTCTCGATCGGCACCGGGCAGCTTGTACGTACGCTGGCCGAGCCCGGGATGGGCGGCATTCAACGGCTGGACTACCTGCAGGCCGACAACCAGATGAAGACCTTCGCTTCGATGACCGGCGGTCTGTCGTTCTTCCCGCAGTTCCAGGGAGCTCTGCCGGATATCTTTGCTTCGATCAACGACTCCATCCGGAACCAGTATGTGCTGAGCTATAAGCCGTCCAACATGAAGCAGGACGGAACATACCGCAAGATCAAAGTGACGCTTGTGGACAACGAAGGCAGGCCGCTGAAGATGGTGGATGAGAAGGGCAAGCAGCTGAAGTACTCCGTGATTGCGCGTGATGGGTATACGGCGCGAAGAGAAGTGGAATAG
- a CDS encoding FMN-binding negative transcriptional regulator encodes MYIPSYFREEDRAEIVSFLKSRSFANLVTAGPGGLVCTPLPFLLDEAEGEHGVLYAHLARANDHWKRAVEHEALVIFEGADAYISPNWYESKKRDGMSVPTWNYVTVQVYGPVEFFHEEERLLEVVSRLTDRHESGRPQPWAVSDAPEEFIRAQLRGIVGVRIPITKIDAKRKLSQNRNAADKAGVVEGLAQGSERDRELAALIKP; translated from the coding sequence ATGTATATCCCTTCGTACTTTCGCGAGGAAGATCGCGCCGAGATTGTCAGCTTCCTGAAGTCACGCTCGTTTGCGAATCTGGTGACCGCCGGGCCGGGAGGGCTGGTGTGTACGCCGCTGCCCTTCCTTCTGGATGAGGCTGAGGGGGAGCATGGCGTGCTGTACGCGCACCTGGCCAGGGCGAATGACCACTGGAAACGCGCGGTGGAGCATGAGGCGCTGGTGATCTTTGAGGGGGCGGATGCGTATATTTCGCCCAACTGGTACGAGTCCAAGAAGCGCGACGGTATGTCGGTGCCAACGTGGAACTATGTCACCGTGCAGGTGTACGGGCCGGTGGAGTTCTTTCACGAAGAGGAGCGGCTGCTGGAGGTGGTCTCGCGGCTGACGGATCGTCATGAAAGCGGACGTCCGCAACCGTGGGCGGTCAGCGATGCCCCGGAGGAGTTTATCCGGGCACAGCTTCGCGGCATTGTGGGTGTGCGGATTCCGATTACGAAGATTGATGCCAAGCGCAAGCTGAGCCAGAACCGCAATGCGGCCGACAAGGCTGGCGTGGTGGAAGGGCTTGCGCAGGGCAGCGAGCGTGACCGAGAACTGGCTGCGCTGATCAAGCCGTAG
- a CDS encoding type II toxin-antitoxin system RelE/ParE family toxin — protein sequence MRLFRLIYSPEAQRDLANIAACYSSPGIASAITSRFLHYAKHTAERLRSCPHAGRLYTLPHELLHTLHVLPVNIFSDYPIFYIADGTTVEIVRVLHGARDVRALLESTL from the coding sequence GTGAGATTGTTTCGCCTTATCTATTCTCCAGAAGCACAGCGAGACCTGGCGAACATCGCCGCCTGCTATTCTTCACCGGGAATCGCATCAGCCATCACCTCCCGTTTTCTTCACTATGCAAAACACACCGCGGAGCGCCTAAGAAGCTGTCCTCATGCGGGTCGCCTGTATACCCTGCCACACGAACTCCTGCACACGCTCCACGTTCTTCCCGTCAACATTTTTTCGGACTACCCGATCTTCTACATTGCTGACGGCACGACCGTGGAGATCGTGCGTGTCCTGCATGGAGCCCGGGACGTACGCGCCCTTCTGGAATCGACCCTGTGA